In the genome of Thermosphaera aggregans DSM 11486, one region contains:
- a CDS encoding MFS transporter: MKPKVNLLYLLGFGLLNTVYSMYVVISRPLYGRDVYGEWFVFYLVSAEYIPALLSFFVGALSDVYGRRKILWLSLPGSLLIWLTFTVENWLLKILAVAGYAFMHNIAITIALSSVLEDRVNVGKNYSRAGLASGLGWGVGSTIAWPVFLNTSIQMFAQIVSATYLLGIILVMIGYGGKMRDMAGDLKTGYIETLRRVKWFTPLMLTSYIGLAVGGSFNSLLMDEKISQLRIVLSDGAGNRYFYGIFYGSLPVLIGAPTRPLIGRLIDKGYAREALATALLSYLALFTVLPLTPPVLFIILWLIPIYPLYDTSLYSIISWKTERFEASASGFVASITSLAGISILILNTVLTIESIEVYMGLIVSMFTLSILYLLMIRNRLDR; this comes from the coding sequence GTGAAGCCTAAGGTCAATCTACTGTACTTGCTTGGATTCGGACTGTTAAACACTGTTTACTCCATGTACGTTGTAATATCACGCCCTCTCTATGGGAGGGATGTATACGGAGAATGGTTCGTATTCTATCTTGTAAGCGCTGAGTATATACCAGCTCTTCTCTCATTTTTCGTAGGGGCTTTAAGCGATGTCTATGGCAGGAGAAAAATACTGTGGCTAAGTCTCCCCGGCAGTCTCCTGATTTGGCTCACTTTCACAGTTGAGAACTGGCTTCTAAAAATACTTGCTGTCGCTGGATATGCTTTCATGCACAACATTGCCATAACTATAGCGTTAAGCAGTGTTTTAGAAGATAGGGTTAACGTAGGAAAAAACTATTCCAGGGCGGGGCTTGCCTCAGGACTTGGGTGGGGTGTTGGCTCGACGATTGCTTGGCCGGTATTCCTCAACACTTCTATCCAAATGTTTGCCCAAATAGTCTCAGCAACATATTTGCTTGGAATAATACTCGTTATGATAGGTTATGGTGGAAAGATGAGAGATATGGCTGGAGACCTGAAAACAGGGTACATCGAAACATTAAGAAGGGTTAAATGGTTTACCCCGTTAATGCTAACATCCTATATAGGGCTAGCAGTTGGAGGTTCTTTCAACTCTTTGCTGATGGATGAGAAGATTTCACAACTCCGAATAGTCCTGAGCGATGGAGCGGGGAATCGGTATTTCTATGGAATTTTTTACGGAAGTCTCCCAGTACTAATAGGGGCGCCTACAAGACCCTTAATCGGCAGGCTTATTGATAAAGGCTATGCAAGGGAGGCACTAGCCACGGCACTGTTATCGTATTTGGCACTTTTCACAGTACTGCCTCTTACACCACCCGTTCTGTTCATAATATTATGGCTAATACCCATCTACCCCCTTTACGACACAAGCCTCTATTCAATCATCTCGTGGAAAACCGAGAGATTTGAAGCCTCAGCATCGGGCTTCGTGGCCTCGATTACCAGCCTCGCAGGGATTTCCATTTTAATCTTAAACACGGTTTTAACAATTGAAAGTATTGAGGTCTACATGGGACTTATAGTATCAATGTTCACATTATCTATTCTCTACCTGTTGATGATTAGAAATCGTTTGGATCGCTGA
- a CDS encoding extracellular solute-binding protein → MLKTPLLVGILAIAIIIVAVAAWYFMQPPTKEVTIVILSPEWEPGKIMEQMAADFTTYAQEKLGYRVNVKFDFTPWGTYYTRVTSIVTAKSSEVDIIFADSQWLGELYEGGHIISLKDFILEDPELRYAVLNDTFENLIYFYTAYPQGSDNYVAIPGYADATPLLYYRTDLFTHPDERAAFKAKYGYDLPTTLEEWKNLDWVQLRDIAEFFTRKAGETLAGKTLTENFYGIALVLSRDYDYISCFFLSVFWSWGAELWDPVTKNPVGYINSTKAKEALTFFVDLTNYMPPGPATFDYDKVISLYAQGKVAMTILWPSMAPALFDPNTSRVYNVTGVAIQPHHNGTRYTTLGGQPLVISSYSKNKEEAKLFLKWFYTVAYKEYSLRVGFTARKSVAQDPDFLNSKPWARVFTEAVKYAKDFWNVPYYGRLLEVQQLYLNKAVAKEISPAEALDIIAQKQWEIVQEYR, encoded by the coding sequence ATGTTGAAAACCCCTCTGTTAGTGGGCATTCTAGCAATAGCGATTATCATTGTCGCAGTGGCCGCATGGTACTTCATGCAACCTCCGACAAAGGAGGTAACCATAGTTATTTTAAGCCCTGAATGGGAGCCTGGAAAAATAATGGAGCAGATGGCAGCTGATTTCACGACCTACGCCCAGGAGAAGCTCGGATACAGGGTTAATGTAAAGTTCGATTTCACTCCATGGGGTACTTATTACACTCGTGTAACGAGCATTGTGACCGCTAAGAGTAGCGAGGTAGACATCATCTTTGCTGATAGTCAATGGTTAGGAGAATTATATGAGGGAGGTCACATAATATCTCTTAAGGACTTCATACTAGAGGACCCAGAACTCAGGTATGCTGTTTTAAATGATACGTTCGAAAACCTCATATACTTCTACACTGCCTACCCCCAGGGTAGTGATAACTACGTTGCCATACCTGGATACGCTGATGCAACCCCTTTACTGTATTACAGAACAGACCTCTTCACTCACCCGGATGAGAGGGCCGCGTTCAAAGCTAAGTACGGGTATGACTTACCCACTACTCTAGAAGAATGGAAGAATCTTGACTGGGTTCAATTAAGGGACATAGCAGAATTCTTTACAAGAAAGGCGGGAGAGACGTTAGCGGGTAAGACCTTGACCGAGAACTTCTACGGAATAGCTCTAGTTTTGTCAAGGGACTATGATTATATATCATGCTTCTTCCTGAGCGTGTTTTGGAGTTGGGGAGCCGAGCTATGGGATCCCGTGACCAAGAACCCTGTGGGCTATATTAACAGTACTAAGGCGAAGGAGGCATTAACGTTCTTCGTAGACCTAACCAACTACATGCCTCCCGGCCCAGCTACATTTGATTACGATAAAGTGATATCTCTATACGCTCAGGGCAAGGTTGCTATGACAATACTTTGGCCCTCCATGGCCCCAGCATTGTTCGACCCCAATACTTCAAGAGTCTATAATGTAACAGGAGTGGCGATACAGCCTCATCACAACGGGACGAGATACACTACTCTAGGAGGACAGCCTTTAGTAATAAGCTCTTACTCTAAGAATAAGGAGGAGGCTAAGCTTTTCCTTAAATGGTTCTATACCGTTGCGTATAAGGAGTACTCTCTGAGAGTAGGGTTTACTGCAAGAAAGTCGGTGGCACAGGATCCTGATTTCCTCAATTCGAAACCATGGGCGAGAGTTTTTACAGAAGCTGTGAAGTATGCAAAAGACTTCTGGAATGTCCCATACTATGGGAGGTTACTGGAAGTCCAGCAGCTCTATTTGAACAAAGCTGTTGCAAAGGAGATTTCTCCTGCGGAAGCCTTGGATATCATAGCGCAGAAACAATGGGAAATCGTTCAGGAGTATAGGTAA
- a CDS encoding carbohydrate ABC transporter permease, with protein MTRFYLKRGKMLNPWLLILPAFLVLLVFNIFPLIWSLGISFHRFSIIIRETPRYVGGLNYISMLTSPEAWDRLQRTGTFLFYSLLFQFGVALAVSLLMFEDFKGKRTLLTVFMIPLMIAPIASALFFRYMFDENLGPVNNFLESVLGIRILWFSNEMSPLGIPYSLLTVVMVETWIWTPFITFLLIAGISSIPSDLIEQSRVDSLKFRYKFRYMILPYIKPMLAIALIFRFMDALKTFDSIYVLTGGGPGSTTELISVYIYKLAFERWDFGSATAMSYLVLVIVIFMTNVFMRYVLEGERG; from the coding sequence TTGACGCGTTTCTATTTGAAACGTGGAAAGATGTTAAATCCGTGGCTATTAATACTGCCAGCCTTTCTGGTTCTCTTAGTGTTCAATATTTTCCCTCTAATTTGGAGCCTAGGCATATCTTTCCATAGGTTCTCAATAATAATTAGAGAAACACCCAGATATGTCGGCGGTTTAAACTACATCTCAATGCTGACCAGTCCGGAAGCCTGGGACAGGTTACAGAGGACCGGCACTTTTCTATTTTATTCTCTCCTATTCCAGTTTGGCGTGGCGTTAGCAGTATCCCTTCTAATGTTCGAGGATTTCAAAGGAAAGAGAACCCTGCTCACAGTTTTTATGATACCATTAATGATAGCGCCCATAGCCTCCGCACTTTTCTTCAGGTACATGTTTGACGAAAACCTTGGACCAGTAAACAATTTTCTAGAATCCGTTTTAGGCATACGTATTCTATGGTTCAGTAACGAAATGAGCCCGCTTGGAATTCCATATTCACTGCTAACTGTAGTGATGGTTGAAACATGGATTTGGACCCCTTTCATAACGTTTCTGCTTATAGCGGGAATAAGCTCCATACCTAGTGATCTAATAGAACAGAGTAGGGTGGATTCTTTAAAATTCCGTTACAAGTTCAGATACATGATACTGCCTTACATTAAGCCTATGTTAGCCATAGCATTGATATTCAGATTCATGGATGCTTTGAAAACATTTGACTCTATCTATGTCTTAACGGGAGGAGGCCCGGGTTCGACAACAGAGCTAATATCGGTTTACATTTACAAGCTTGCTTTCGAAAGATGGGATTTCGGCTCTGCGACAGCTATGAGCTACCTGGTTTTAGTCATAGTCATTTTCATGACGAACGTCTTCATGAGGTATGTTCTAGAAGGTGAGAGGGGATGA
- a CDS encoding carbohydrate ABC transporter permease has product MRDYRKATRFFKLRKYLKLGVLIAIVLVYLLPIYGMFNLAFRPRAEMFSGFFVLTQPTLENFVEAYEYGAYSAIVNSVIITVGGVGLALTLSVLASYAFSRFNVKGKNLLMFYILSTRMMPPITLIIPIFIMYYTIGLKGTYLGLILVYGMMALPLSVWMTKSFIDDVPKDIDEAAIIDGHSTMYILFKIVLPMVAPGIAASAAFAAITIWNEFLFALLLSGIDTKPTSVLLSSIRGERGFNWGRVAAIEVIYIIPIIILVFWLQKHMLRGLTFGTVRR; this is encoded by the coding sequence ATGAGGGATTACAGGAAGGCAACACGGTTCTTCAAGCTTCGGAAGTACTTAAAGCTAGGGGTTCTGATAGCAATTGTGCTCGTCTATCTGTTGCCGATTTATGGTATGTTCAACCTCGCCTTCCGCCCAAGAGCTGAAATGTTCAGCGGGTTCTTTGTTCTAACACAACCTACTTTAGAGAATTTCGTAGAAGCCTACGAGTATGGTGCATATTCAGCGATCGTGAACTCGGTAATCATTACTGTTGGTGGAGTAGGCTTAGCGTTGACCCTATCTGTGCTCGCATCATATGCTTTCTCAAGGTTTAATGTGAAGGGTAAGAATCTGTTAATGTTTTACATCTTATCTACGAGAATGATGCCGCCTATAACTTTGATTATCCCCATCTTCATCATGTATTACACCATAGGGTTGAAGGGCACATATTTAGGTTTAATCCTTGTATACGGGATGATGGCCCTCCCCCTGTCTGTATGGATGACTAAGAGCTTCATAGACGATGTTCCCAAGGATATTGATGAGGCCGCAATTATAGATGGGCATTCAACAATGTACATATTGTTTAAGATAGTGCTACCTATGGTTGCCCCCGGAATCGCAGCCTCTGCTGCATTCGCGGCTATAACCATATGGAATGAATTCCTCTTTGCACTTCTTCTTAGTGGAATAGACACTAAGCCGACATCAGTACTGCTAAGCAGTATAAGAGGGGAGAGGGGTTTCAACTGGGGCAGGGTTGCCGCTATAGAGGTCATATACATCATTCCAATAATAATTCTCGTCTTCTGGCTTCAGAAACACATGTTGCGAGGTCTCACATTCGGAACCGTTAGGAGGTAG
- a CDS encoding ABC transporter ATP-binding protein encodes MKKALIVSEIVKKIRGKEVLKSVTFEVEKGQLLVLLGPPGSGKTTLLKIIAGLEKQDSGSIYINGEKVDDKPPYERKVSMVFETLALYSNMTVYENIASPMIAEKKPREIIDKKVKEIASILRIEHLLDRRADKLSGGERQRVAIARALAKEAEIYLLDEPFSNLDAKIRYALRTEFKKLKTMLGKTLVLATSDPLDALALGDIVVFIEKGVIIQKTPPVELYYKPIRLDISRYVTGRILNEVVLKKKTEAGRTIITSELDVVISESVLRGLKDIPVENIILTSHPDNTMIEKSIENCDGLKIRGRFLGYEYRGSEFLVFAEYKNHLFKALKYEKPLEDFNEPVDVCIKREGLNFYDHETGSLVR; translated from the coding sequence ATGAAGAAAGCCCTGATAGTCTCAGAGATTGTGAAAAAAATTAGAGGAAAAGAGGTGTTGAAAAGCGTAACGTTCGAAGTGGAAAAGGGTCAACTACTAGTACTTCTTGGCCCCCCTGGCTCCGGGAAAACAACATTATTAAAGATTATAGCTGGGCTGGAGAAACAGGATTCAGGGAGTATTTACATCAACGGCGAGAAGGTGGATGATAAACCTCCATATGAGAGAAAGGTTTCCATGGTTTTCGAAACGCTAGCGCTTTACTCAAACATGACAGTGTATGAAAACATCGCTTCTCCCATGATAGCGGAGAAAAAACCCAGGGAAATCATAGACAAAAAAGTAAAGGAGATTGCGAGCATACTGAGAATAGAGCATCTTTTGGATAGAAGGGCGGACAAGCTTAGCGGTGGTGAAAGACAAAGGGTCGCGATAGCAAGGGCTCTTGCTAAGGAGGCAGAGATATATCTCTTAGATGAACCGTTCTCTAATTTAGACGCTAAGATTAGGTATGCTTTGAGGACAGAGTTTAAAAAACTTAAAACAATGCTTGGTAAAACACTTGTCCTAGCCACCTCCGACCCCTTGGACGCATTAGCCTTAGGTGACATAGTGGTTTTCATTGAAAAAGGTGTGATAATTCAGAAAACTCCGCCCGTTGAATTATACTACAAGCCTATCAGGCTCGACATTTCAAGGTATGTAACCGGGAGAATCCTCAACGAGGTAGTTTTAAAGAAGAAAACAGAGGCTGGTAGGACGATAATAACGAGTGAACTCGATGTTGTTATCTCCGAGAGTGTTTTAAGAGGTCTTAAGGATATCCCTGTGGAAAACATTATATTAACATCTCATCCCGATAATACAATGATTGAGAAATCCATTGAGAATTGTGACGGTCTGAAAATAAGGGGGAGATTCCTCGGCTACGAGTACCGGGGTAGCGAGTTTCTCGTTTTCGCGGAGTACAAGAATCACTTGTTTAAAGCGTTAAAATATGAGAAACCACTTGAGGATTTCAATGAACCTGTAGATGTATGCATTAAAAGAGAGGGATTAAACTTCTACGATCACGAAACCGGATCACTAGTCAGGTGA
- a CDS encoding ABC transporter ATP-binding protein, translated as MVSVKIDSVSKSFGNVQALKNVSLEIANGEFFAILGPSGCGKTTLLRIIAGLEKPTKGRIFFDETDVTDVPAEIRDVSMVFQFYALYPTTVYNNIALPLKSRGLSPSQVHERVEEIAKLVGIENILNAHVDRISVADKQKVALARAIAKQPQLYLLDEPLTILDPVSRVIMRAELKRIQKELKQTIIYVTHDQIEALTLADRIAVMNFGVVEQVGTPLQVYDYPETVFVGWFLGEPGMNFIEANVEPDVLKISGKTVLREREVFEDLRSKGYERVLIGFRAEHVKISKTPSTYSNGKGVIEGVVRVVEFMGTYYVVDVESDGAEFKVKIDPRSFSSSSIKEGEKVWCTIPLDKILFFDPNNNKRINIGGSNG; from the coding sequence ATGGTCAGTGTTAAAATAGATAGTGTTTCAAAATCCTTCGGCAATGTTCAAGCATTGAAGAATGTTTCACTCGAGATAGCGAATGGGGAGTTTTTCGCCATTCTAGGCCCCAGCGGGTGTGGTAAGACCACTCTATTAAGAATAATAGCTGGTTTAGAGAAACCCACGAAAGGCAGGATTTTTTTCGACGAAACAGACGTCACCGATGTGCCGGCAGAGATCCGGGACGTTTCCATGGTTTTCCAGTTTTATGCTCTCTACCCCACTACAGTCTACAATAATATCGCTCTACCTCTAAAGTCGAGAGGTCTGTCACCTAGCCAAGTTCACGAAAGAGTAGAGGAGATAGCTAAGCTAGTAGGTATTGAAAACATTCTCAACGCTCATGTTGACAGAATAAGTGTTGCCGATAAGCAGAAGGTTGCGTTGGCTAGAGCGATAGCTAAACAGCCCCAACTATACTTGCTAGATGAACCATTAACAATCTTAGACCCTGTCTCAAGAGTGATCATGAGGGCTGAGTTGAAGAGGATTCAGAAGGAGCTCAAGCAGACAATAATATATGTTACACACGATCAAATAGAAGCGTTAACCCTTGCGGACAGGATTGCAGTAATGAATTTTGGCGTTGTGGAACAGGTTGGAACTCCCCTTCAAGTTTACGATTACCCTGAAACAGTTTTCGTAGGATGGTTCCTGGGCGAGCCAGGCATGAATTTCATAGAAGCAAATGTTGAACCAGATGTTCTGAAAATAAGTGGGAAAACGGTGCTGAGAGAGAGGGAGGTATTTGAAGATTTAAGGAGTAAGGGTTATGAAAGAGTTTTAATAGGATTCAGAGCGGAACATGTTAAAATCTCTAAAACTCCTAGTACCTACTCAAACGGTAAAGGAGTCATTGAGGGAGTTGTCAGAGTAGTTGAATTCATGGGAACTTATTACGTAGTAGACGTTGAATCGGATGGTGCAGAGTTTAAGGTGAAGATAGATCCAAGAAGCTTCTCCAGCTCGTCGATTAAAGAGGGTGAAAAAGTATGGTGTACAATACCCTTGGATAAGATATTATTCTTCGACCCTAACAATAATAAAAGAATCAATATAGGTGGTAGTAATGGTTAG
- a CDS encoding Gfo/Idh/MocA family protein has translation MGCDRFLKVGFLGSGFVAKFHAKAFKMVRNAEITAFYSRSLESAKSLAAYVESLGFKRPKVYTDMGEFVSDKDLDAVWIMLPNNLHLEATKIIAEEVVQGKTNIKALAIEKPLARNMKEANEMIRLVEKAGLLHGYLENQVFMPSVAKGKEVVWKIGSKYSGRPYLSRAAEEHSGPHNSWFWIPSISGGGVLIDMACHSIEASRHLLLDPSKPKSSLKPVEIYGETAFLKWVKQPYAEDLKKRFNVDFLKEPAEDYALTVVKYRDEDGNIVVTEARTSWSFIGAGLRLTFEVLGPEYSLSINTLQPELFTFISRNIKIPASEEFVEKQNAEQGLMPVLPDEAFTYGYQAEDAHMVESFLAGKLPYENWYDGRLVVELMMHAYLSAEKGSRIQYNPSSVEDYIPFVARKNK, from the coding sequence ATGGGATGCGATAGATTCCTAAAAGTAGGCTTCCTTGGCTCGGGATTCGTGGCGAAATTCCATGCAAAAGCGTTCAAAATGGTGAGAAACGCGGAAATAACAGCCTTTTACTCGAGGAGTCTCGAGTCGGCTAAGTCTTTGGCCGCTTACGTAGAATCACTTGGGTTTAAGCGTCCCAAGGTTTACACAGATATGGGCGAGTTTGTCTCCGACAAGGATTTAGATGCGGTATGGATAATGCTCCCTAACAATCTACACCTTGAAGCTACTAAGATTATAGCGGAAGAGGTTGTTCAGGGTAAGACTAACATTAAAGCATTAGCAATTGAGAAGCCCCTGGCTAGAAATATGAAAGAAGCAAATGAAATGATTAGGCTTGTTGAGAAAGCAGGCTTACTCCACGGGTACTTAGAAAACCAAGTTTTTATGCCATCGGTAGCAAAGGGGAAGGAGGTAGTTTGGAAGATTGGCTCTAAATATTCTGGAAGACCATATCTCTCTAGGGCGGCTGAGGAGCATTCAGGTCCGCACAACTCTTGGTTCTGGATTCCCAGCATATCGGGCGGTGGAGTATTGATAGATATGGCCTGCCACAGTATTGAAGCATCCAGGCATCTACTACTGGATCCATCGAAACCTAAGAGCTCGTTGAAGCCGGTGGAAATCTATGGTGAAACAGCGTTTCTAAAATGGGTTAAGCAACCATACGCGGAGGATTTGAAGAAGAGGTTTAATGTTGACTTTCTCAAGGAGCCGGCCGAGGATTATGCGTTGACAGTGGTCAAATACAGGGATGAGGACGGTAACATTGTTGTAACCGAAGCGAGAACTTCATGGTCATTCATAGGCGCTGGGCTAAGACTCACGTTTGAAGTGCTAGGCCCTGAGTATAGTTTATCGATTAATACCTTACAGCCAGAGCTCTTTACCTTTATAAGCAGAAACATTAAGATACCGGCTAGTGAGGAATTCGTTGAGAAACAGAACGCGGAGCAAGGGCTGATGCCCGTCCTACCCGATGAGGCTTTTACATATGGGTACCAGGCTGAAGATGCACATATGGTTGAATCCTTCTTGGCCGGGAAACTCCCCTATGAAAACTGGTACGATGGGAGGCTTGTGGTAGAGTTAATGATGCATGCGTACCTGTCTGCTGAAAAAGGCTCGAGAATTCAATACAACCCCTCATCTGTTGAAGATTATATTCCATTTGTCGCTAGAAAAAACAAGTAA
- a CDS encoding L-fucose isomerase-like protein, which yields MKSLCVSIASSPIGLSYARLVEEKIRGVLNSFSANLSYDGIAYSSTAENIDECRVRVVFVATGGTERITTVLAEKSRFLILLAHKYYNSLPATIEISSLLRKNGFPHIVKLVESFEKTTEILERILRIVGVIDRFKNAKFGLIGGVSDWLVYSKLDPALLREKLGSEIIEIPVEALLKEYETVSRVGEFPDVLREAEEVLVSSHEVEKALKLYAAIGNVIKNYGLSGISIKCFDIIPLTGTTACLALSLLNSKGIPASCEGDLPLLISIAMGEWVSGKPVFMGNPSFIENNEIVIAHCTSPLVERYRLHTHFETGKGVGVRVEYPVGERVTVYRVDSELSEIRIGAGTILRHDWSPSWCRTQVRIGLTNPGRIFEEPIGNHYALLLGNYVSDLEMLGKILGLKVTYL from the coding sequence GTGAAATCCCTATGCGTTTCAATAGCTTCTTCCCCAATAGGTTTGAGTTATGCCCGACTCGTTGAGGAAAAGATTAGAGGAGTGTTGAACAGCTTCAGCGCTAATCTATCGTACGATGGAATAGCGTATTCTTCGACGGCTGAGAACATTGACGAATGCCGGGTTAGAGTAGTGTTCGTGGCTACGGGAGGGACAGAGAGGATTACTACCGTATTGGCTGAGAAATCGCGCTTCCTAATCTTACTCGCGCACAAATACTACAATAGTCTCCCGGCTACGATAGAAATTTCATCATTACTCAGGAAAAATGGTTTCCCGCATATTGTAAAACTCGTTGAGTCCTTCGAGAAAACAACAGAGATCTTGGAGAGGATTTTAAGAATAGTAGGCGTCATAGACAGGTTCAAGAACGCTAAGTTTGGATTGATCGGGGGTGTGAGCGATTGGCTTGTGTACAGCAAGCTAGACCCTGCACTGCTCCGGGAGAAATTGGGCTCGGAAATCATCGAAATACCTGTTGAAGCCCTCTTAAAAGAATATGAGACGGTCAGCCGTGTAGGAGAATTCCCAGATGTTTTGCGTGAAGCTGAGGAAGTTCTAGTTTCCAGTCATGAAGTCGAAAAAGCCTTGAAACTGTATGCTGCTATAGGTAATGTTATTAAGAATTACGGGTTAAGCGGGATAAGTATTAAATGCTTCGACATTATCCCTCTTACAGGAACCACGGCTTGCCTTGCCCTATCGCTACTCAACTCCAAGGGGATCCCGGCGTCCTGCGAAGGCGATCTCCCACTGCTCATATCGATTGCCATGGGCGAGTGGGTCTCAGGTAAACCCGTTTTCATGGGTAATCCATCATTCATTGAGAATAATGAAATAGTCATAGCTCATTGCACATCACCTTTAGTTGAGCGTTACAGGCTACACACGCACTTCGAAACAGGCAAAGGAGTAGGGGTCAGGGTCGAATACCCAGTGGGTGAGAGGGTCACGGTTTACAGAGTCGACTCGGAGCTAAGCGAGATTAGAATAGGGGCTGGCACAATACTGAGGCATGACTGGAGCCCCTCTTGGTGTAGGACTCAAGTTAGAATCGGGCTCACGAATCCTGGCAGGATTTTTGAAGAACCTATAGGAAACCACTATGCGCTTTTACTTGGCAACTATGTCTCGGACCTGGAAATGCTTGGGAAAATTCTAGGTTTGAAGGTAACTTACTTATAA
- a CDS encoding ABC transporter permease: MIDLQSVINILVQTSYAATPLLLAAVGEIIGERAGIVNIGLEGIMLVSGFASIVFAYLFQSPFIGLVAGVLIGGFIGLLHALITAYLKGDHVISGIGINLFASGFVPYGIEAVWGVRGYFTIPASLKVPRIPGTDLSPIFLVSLILAIGSYWILFKTPYGLILRACGEEPRAAESTGVKIELTQTLASTVTGLFTGLAGAFLAIDWLSSITKNLPAGRGFISLAIVNFANWNPILGIAGSYLFGFFWVLIGWLKLTPLKEVVPLPLMETIPYVATLAVTAGVIGRTRPPRFAGRPYRRE, from the coding sequence ATGATCGACTTGCAATCAGTAATCAACATACTCGTCCAAACATCCTACGCTGCCACTCCATTATTACTGGCCGCTGTAGGGGAGATAATAGGTGAGAGAGCGGGTATAGTAAACATAGGCCTAGAAGGCATAATGCTTGTCTCAGGCTTTGCCTCAATAGTATTCGCATACCTGTTTCAATCACCGTTCATCGGCCTAGTCGCAGGGGTTTTAATAGGGGGTTTCATTGGTTTATTGCACGCATTAATTACTGCTTACTTAAAGGGCGATCACGTTATTAGCGGAATAGGTATAAACCTGTTCGCCTCCGGCTTCGTACCCTACGGGATTGAAGCAGTTTGGGGTGTTAGAGGATACTTCACGATTCCAGCAAGCCTAAAAGTTCCTAGGATACCTGGAACAGATCTCTCCCCAATATTTCTTGTTAGCTTAATACTTGCAATTGGCTCTTACTGGATCCTGTTCAAAACACCCTACGGCTTGATTTTAAGGGCTTGTGGAGAAGAGCCCAGGGCCGCTGAGTCGACCGGGGTGAAAATAGAGCTTACCCAAACCCTGGCGTCAACAGTGACGGGGTTGTTCACTGGTCTGGCCGGGGCTTTCCTAGCAATTGACTGGTTGTCGTCAATAACCAAAAACCTTCCGGCGGGCAGAGGGTTCATATCGCTGGCTATAGTTAACTTCGCTAACTGGAACCCCATACTCGGAATAGCCGGAAGCTACTTGTTCGGCTTCTTCTGGGTTTTAATAGGGTGGTTGAAGCTTACTCCATTGAAAGAGGTAGTGCCTTTGCCCTTGATGGAGACAATACCTTACGTTGCGACTCTCGCCGTCACTGCAGGAGTTATAGGCAGGACCAGGCCCCCCAGGTTTGCGGGAAGACCTTACAGGAGGGAATAA